The following are from one region of the Chloracidobacterium sp. genome:
- the purH gene encoding bifunctional phosphoribosylaminoimidazolecarboxamide formyltransferase/IMP cyclohydrolase yields the protein MNELRKVKRALISLSDKTGAAEFARALASLGVQIISTGGTAKMLREHGLQVTEVADLTGFPEMMDGRVKTLHPKIHGAFLALRDNPDHIAAMAAHGIEPIDMVVINLYPFEETVAKTGVGLEEAVENIDIGGPAMIRSASKNWRDVAVLTDSRLYDEVIEEMKASDCSLSVETRQRLATLAFTRTAAYDLAISSYLAKQLSNDELDRLEPFNPLGDLVFFTPEEDDPENDEESIDNDPESKFQSIIELTLKKHADLRYGENPHQKAALYLTGETVGIANAKQLHGKEMSFNNYVDAEAAWNLVNDIDDLAAAIIKHTNPSGVGIGATSEEAYRRALSTDPISAFGGIVAFNREVDIGAAAAVNEVFTEVVVAPGYTVDAIELFRTKKNLRVIRAKPGSSSGVEFEQISGGMLVQEKDGLRISIDEIKIVTEKQPTEMELRSMILAWRVCKHVKSNAIVIANNVQTIGVGAGQMNRVDSVRIAAMRSERFGLPLIGAALASDAFFPFRDNVDEAASIGISAIIQPGGSIKDKESIAAANEHGIVMAFTGIRHFKH from the coding sequence ATGAACGAACTAAGAAAGGTCAAACGGGCGCTGATCAGCCTTTCGGATAAAACAGGAGCGGCCGAATTCGCTCGGGCGCTTGCCTCGCTTGGTGTACAGATTATCTCGACCGGAGGCACAGCTAAAATGCTCCGCGAGCATGGACTCCAGGTCACCGAAGTCGCTGACCTAACCGGCTTCCCGGAAATGATGGACGGCCGTGTGAAGACGCTGCACCCAAAGATCCATGGAGCATTCCTGGCACTTCGTGATAATCCCGATCATATAGCCGCAATGGCTGCGCATGGCATTGAACCCATCGACATGGTCGTTATCAATCTTTATCCCTTTGAAGAGACGGTAGCGAAGACTGGCGTTGGCCTCGAGGAGGCAGTGGAAAACATCGACATCGGAGGTCCGGCGATGATCCGTTCGGCGTCAAAGAATTGGCGCGATGTAGCGGTATTGACCGACTCACGGTTGTACGACGAAGTTATCGAAGAAATGAAAGCAAGCGATTGCTCGTTATCGGTCGAAACGCGTCAGCGGCTTGCAACACTCGCATTCACACGTACAGCTGCTTATGACCTGGCAATTTCGTCGTATCTTGCGAAACAGCTTTCGAACGATGAGCTCGATCGGTTGGAGCCGTTCAACCCGCTCGGCGATCTGGTATTTTTCACGCCGGAAGAGGATGATCCCGAAAATGACGAAGAGTCGATCGATAATGATCCGGAGTCAAAATTTCAGAGCATCATTGAACTCACATTGAAAAAGCACGCAGATCTTCGGTATGGCGAAAATCCGCATCAGAAAGCTGCATTGTACCTGACAGGTGAGACAGTTGGAATCGCCAATGCAAAGCAACTGCATGGAAAAGAAATGTCGTTCAACAATTATGTTGACGCCGAAGCCGCATGGAACTTGGTCAACGATATTGACGATCTGGCGGCTGCAATAATCAAGCATACAAATCCTTCCGGCGTGGGCATCGGCGCGACGAGCGAGGAGGCGTACCGACGAGCACTATCTACCGATCCGATCTCTGCATTCGGTGGAATCGTCGCTTTTAACCGCGAGGTCGATATCGGCGCTGCGGCCGCCGTCAACGAAGTATTCACAGAGGTCGTCGTCGCCCCCGGTTATACTGTTGACGCAATTGAACTTTTCAGGACAAAGAAAAATCTCCGGGTGATCAGGGCAAAACCGGGGTCATCATCGGGCGTTGAGTTCGAACAGATCAGCGGGGGCATGCTGGTTCAGGAAAAGGATGGTCTCCGGATCTCGATCGATGAGATCAAGATAGTAACCGAAAAACAGCCGACGGAAATGGAACTTCGATCAATGATATTAGCGTGGCGGGTCTGTAAACACGTCAAGTCAAACGCTATAGTCATCGCAAACAACGTTCAGACGATCGGAGTGGGTGCCGGACAAATGAACCGCGTGGATTCAGTTCGCATTGCCGCAATGCGCTCGGAACGTTTCGGACTTCCTTTGATCGGGGCCGCACTGGCATCTGATGCTTTTTTTCCATTTCGTGATAACGTCGACGAGGCCGCAAGCATTGGCATTTCGGCGATAATTCAACCGGGCGGATCTATAAAGGACAAAGAATCGATCGCGGCAGCTAACGAACACGGTATTGTGATGGCGTTCACCGGAATCAGGCATTTTAAGCACTAG